From a region of the Pristis pectinata isolate sPriPec2 chromosome 2, sPriPec2.1.pri, whole genome shotgun sequence genome:
- the rnf103 gene encoding E3 ubiquitin-protein ligase RNF103 isoform X3 has translation MGLFGKSQERPPKDLVTEWSVKIRKEMRVIDRQIRDIQREEEKVKRSVKDAAKKGQKDVCVILAKEIVRSKKAVSKLYASKAQMNSVLMSMKNQLAVARVTGALEKSTEVMKAMQSLVKIPEIQATMRELSKEMMKAGIIDEMLEDTFESMEDEEEMEEAAEMEIDRILFEVTAGALGKAPSKVTDALPEPELEGATAASDEGEAEEDIEEMQSRLAALRS, from the exons ATGGGGCTGTTCGGCAAATCACAGGAGCGGCCGCCCAAGGATTTG GTCACAGAATGGTCAGTAAAAATAAGAAAGGAAATGAGAGTGATTGACAGACAAATTCGAG ATATTCAGCGAGAAGAGGAGAAAGTAAAGAGGTCTGTGAAAGATGCTGCAAAGAAGGGTCAAAAGGATGTGTGCGTCATATTAGCAAAAGAAATTGTACGGTCAAAGAAGGCTGTGAGCAAATTGTACGCATCAAAAGCACAAATGAATTCCGTCCTTATGAGTATGAAGAACCAATTAG CTGTAGCCAGAGTCACTGGTGCCTTGGAGAAGAGCACCGAAGTGATGAAAGCCATGCAGAGTTTAGTAAAAATTCCTGAAATTCAAGCCACCATGAGAGAACTGTCTAAAGAAATGATGAAG GCGGGGATTATtgatgagatgctggaggatacTTTTGAAAGTATGGAAGATGAAGAAGAAATGGAAGAAGCAGCAGAGATGGAAATTGACAGAATACTTTTTGAGGTTACTGCAG GTGCTCTTGGGAAAGCTCCCAGCAAAGTCACAGATGCTCTCCCAGAGCCAGAACTTGAAGGGGCCACAGCTGCATCAGATGAAGGCGAGGCAGAGGAAGACATTGAAGAAATGCAGTCGCGGCTGGCTGCACTCAGGAGTTga